The following coding sequences are from one Nicotiana tomentosiformis chromosome 3, ASM39032v3, whole genome shotgun sequence window:
- the LOC104097773 gene encoding probable sugar phosphate/phosphate translocator At3g11320 codes for MSAMKTTGKFFTIGLVTSWYSSNIGVLLLNKYLLSNYGFKYPIFLTMCHMTACSLLSYIAIAWMKMVPMQTIRSRVQFLKISALSAIFCASVVSGNISLRYLPVSFNQAIGATTPFFTAVFAYLITFKREAWLTYVTLIPVVTGVIIASGGEPSFHLFGFIMCIGATAARALKSVVQGILLSSEGEKLNSMNLLLYMAPIAVVLLLPATLLMEDNVVGITLALARDDIKIIWLLLFNSALAYFVNLTNFLVTKHTSALTLQVLGNAKGAVAVVVSILIFKNPVSVIGMLGYTLTVFGVILYSEAKKRSK; via the exons ATGTCGGCAATGAAGACAACGGGGAAATTCTTCACGATTGGGCTAGTAACATCATGGTATTCGTCGAACATTGGGGTTTTGTTGCTGAACAAGTATTTGCTAAGCAATTATGGGTTCAAATATCCAATATTTCTTACCATGTGTCATATGACTGCTTGTTCTTTGCTAAGTTATATAGCCATTGCTTGGATGAAAATGGTACCAATGCAGACTATAAGATCTAGGGTTCAGTTCTTGAAGATCTCTGCTTTGAGTGCTATATTTTGTGCCTCTGTTGTTAGTGGCAACATCTCCCTTAGGTATTTGCCTGTATCCTTCAATCAGGCTATTGGTGCTACCACTCCCTTTTTCACTGCTGTATTTGCTTACCTAATCACGTTCAAGAGGGAGGCTTGGTTGACTTATGTCACTCTCATTCCTGTTGTCACTGGGGTTATCATTGCCAGCGGG GGAGAGCCAAGTTTTCATCTATTTGGGTTTATAATGTGTATCGGCGCGACTGCTGCAAGGGCACTCAAGTCAGTGGTTCAGGGAATTTTGCTTTCCTCTGAAGG GGAAAAGCTGAATTCCATGAACCTTCTACTCTACATGGCTCCTATAGCAGTCGTGCTTTTATTACCGGCAACGCTCTTGATGGAAGATAATGTAGTTGGTATAACACTGGCACTTGCAAGAGATGATATAAAAATCATCTGGTTATTGCTGTTCAATTCTGCCCTTGCTTATTTTGTAAACTTGACCAATTTTCTGGTCACAAAACACACCAGTGCGCTGACTCTTCAG GTCCTGGGAAATGCAAAAGGAGCTGTAGCTGTTGTTGTCTCAATCTTAATATTTAAGAATCCAGTGTCAGTTATAGGGATGCTTGGCTACACACTCACAGTTTTCGGGGTAATACTCTATAGTGAAGCAAAGAAACGTAGTAAGTGA